A portion of the Deltaproteobacteria bacterium genome contains these proteins:
- a CDS encoding GxxExxY protein — translation MKFEELSEQALGCAIEVHRQLGPGLLESTYEQCLAYELGQVKIPFKLQVELPVEYKQIKLDCGYRIDLLIDDRIIVELKSVEHLLTIHEAQILTYMKLSGISVGLLINFNVTVLKRGVRRFVI, via the coding sequence ATGAAATTTGAAGAGTTATCAGAGCAGGCGCTTGGATGTGCTATCGAGGTACATCGGCAGCTTGGACCAGGGCTGCTCGAATCGACTTATGAGCAATGTCTGGCTTACGAACTCGGCCAGGTTAAGATTCCTTTCAAGCTTCAAGTCGAATTGCCGGTTGAATACAAGCAAATCAAGTTAGACTGCGGGTACCGGATTGACTTACTGATCGACGACCGAATCATTGTCGAGCTGAAAAGCGTCGAGCACTTGCTAACAATTCATGAAGCGCAAATTTTGACCTACATGAAACTGTCGGGAATTAGCGTCGGTTTGCTGATTAACTTTAACGTGACGGTCTTAAAACGAGGCGTCCGCAGGTTTGTTATCTGA
- a CDS encoding response regulator, whose amino-acid sequence MASELILIIEDNEKNRKLCRDVLQVKGYRTIESETAEDGLKLAAEQCPALILMDIQLPGMDGITAMKQLKADATTKDIPIIAITASAMTNNRTAMLDQGFDGYQTKPISLKEFLGEVERVLRKA is encoded by the coding sequence ATGGCTAGTGAACTTATTCTGATCATCGAGGATAACGAGAAGAACCGGAAGCTTTGCCGGGATGTGTTGCAGGTGAAGGGGTATCGGACCATCGAGTCCGAGACCGCCGAGGACGGGCTCAAGCTCGCTGCCGAGCAATGCCCGGCGCTGATCCTTATGGACATCCAGCTGCCCGGGATGGATGGGATTACCGCGATGAAGCAGTTGAAGGCCGATGCGACGACGAAGGATATTCCAATCATCGCCATCACCGCGTCAGCTATGACCAACAACCGCACTGCAATGCTCGATCAAGGCTTCGATGGGTATCAGACGAAGCCGATAAGTCTCAAAGAGTTTCTCGGCGAAGTCGAACGTGTTCTTAGAAAAGCGTAA